A region from the Halomarina litorea genome encodes:
- a CDS encoding class I SAM-dependent methyltransferase yields the protein MTEDPRFEWWNDRYAADDTPWSVGRPQPAVVRLVETGAVEGRVLDVGCGRGEHARYLGERGHPVVGIDGSERAIEQARAATDAADVTFRVADVLALPADLGRFDTVLDCGLFHVFADTDTRRRYADSLAGVVDAGGRVHVLAFAEGAPEDWGPTPVPRGGFAAAFEDGWAVRGVSETVYESAGGEVPAFVARVERV from the coding sequence GTGACCGAAGACCCGCGCTTCGAGTGGTGGAACGACCGGTACGCGGCCGACGACACGCCGTGGAGCGTGGGCCGCCCGCAACCGGCCGTCGTGCGCCTCGTCGAGACGGGAGCCGTCGAGGGGCGCGTCCTCGACGTCGGGTGCGGCCGGGGAGAACACGCCCGGTATCTGGGCGAGCGAGGACACCCCGTGGTGGGGATAGACGGCTCGGAGCGGGCGATCGAGCAGGCGCGGGCGGCGACCGACGCGGCGGACGTCACGTTCCGCGTCGCGGACGTCCTCGCCCTGCCCGCCGACCTCGGCCGGTTCGACACGGTCCTCGACTGCGGCCTGTTCCACGTCTTCGCCGACACCGACACGCGACGGCGCTACGCCGACTCGCTGGCGGGAGTGGTCGATGCGGGCGGTCGCGTCCACGTCCTCGCGTTCGCCGAGGGCGCGCCGGAGGACTGGGGACCCACGCCGGTCCCCCGCGGGGGGTTCGCGGCGGCGTTCGAGGACGGGTGGGCGGTCCGGGGGGTCTCGGAGACAGTCTACGAGTCGGCGGGCGGCGAGGTGCCGGCGTTCGTCGCACGGGTCGAGCGCGTCTGA